Part of the Ciona intestinalis unplaced genomic scaffold, KH HT000129.2, whole genome shotgun sequence genome, TTATATCTCAATTTTTATTATCTTGCTCTTAAACCTATTACTGGATCAGTGGATCATAATTTTGTGGTCATTTTCTATGCCACAATTAACAACCTTCTCGTTTCCGTGTCTAGTAATGACTACGGGGGTATAACAGAAGCTGTTTGAATCTTTTTGAATACATTTCTTTTCATCAGGGCTATTCtctcattaaaatattattataacccatttaattattataaccCGTGCTTTTACTCTTTGAACACTactttaatgttaatttactttcaaaattaaattatgcTTTAGTGACTAGTCTATAATTGGTAAGTATAGATGGATTTTACAGGAAAATCTTCACTTTTAACCATAACATTTAAACCAGTGTTCAGTTTTGGTGATTTTGAAGTGATCTTTATTACCTAGTTTAAATCTTAAATGACTTAGATGTGCCAATGTTAAACTTCAATATGCCATCCTTTGGTTTCAAGTTAACTTGGAAAGGACTGTGTtatgttaattaaacattgtttaatttttgttttagactCTAGAACCCAAGTGTTAAGCTGgtgcatttattaaaaagtaataacaaAAGTTACAGAATAATGGATAATCCAATACAGTGGTtcagaaaacaaaacattaaaatcaacaaaaacacTCATCAGATTAAAAATAACCAACAGAAAATgcggtttaataaataaaccttgAAATTATTTCGTCAAATATTTCTTATATATTGACTTAatcttcctcttcttcatcGTTCTTGATAATTGGGGTCCCATCTAGTTTTTTTAAGGCTTTGAGTGACTTTGTTACTCTGTCTTGCCAGTCTCCCTCTGCCGAATGTTTTTCTTCTAAAGGATTGcctataatattaaaatgcaaCTGAATTAATGTGATTGCAAATTGAGACAACATTGACTTCTAGATTACATATAAAATTGTACACCACATGGCAATATGAAAGGTTAATAATTTACCAACAAATACAAGTTCCATGAGCACTGGTAGCTCCTGTAGTTTGTTGAATTCGCCCCAATCTTTTACTTGGTTGTTGCTCATAAGAAGTACCTGTTGAAATGACGCATATAACTTCATATGGcgtaaatgtttatttaaagtaggACAGATGATATGCAATACTAAAAAATTGCTGCATGACATTAGGACACTAACTTAAGGGTGCTTCTAAAATGCACACTGCTCGTTTTGCCTATACTGAACACACTGCCTCGACTGACAGAGGTACCGCTAACTGAGGTAACTAACTAAACTAACTAAAAAATTTGTAGAAGCAATATCTATTCACATTAGGTATGTAACTGCCTATCTTAACAGTATTTCACAGTTTGTTGATATGTCAAAACATACACTCAATgcttttaattaatacaaaccttgagtttctttaaaacatgaattCCTTTTAACTTCTCAATAGAATTGTAGGAGATCCATAATTCTTCTAGTGAATCACCTACTGCTTCCTATATCAAATAATACTAAGTTTAATGAAACTGAAATAACTAAtgaggtttttaaaataaaaaaaaatcagccacaccatatattaaaatcaaagtgCAAACTCTGTATCTAAGTTGCAATATTCAGTGGATGCATATTTACAAGCACAATAGTCAGAATAATGCATTTTAGACATTCACGCTAAAATTAGGTTTAACTTACCAAACCATTTAAGTTCTTAATGTTGTTTCTTCCAAGTGATAAAATTTTGAGGTTTTCtgtgtaaaataatacaatactTGTGAAGTTGTGATCATTGTCAAACATGTATCAGAAATGAAAATATCAAATCATGCTTGTATGGGAAATGCAATTTCAAACGGGTAcggaatatttatatatcataGTAAACATTGCATATGTAAGTTACATGTGCAATGTGTAATGTAACTAGTCCTTTAGTAATATAATTTAGTAATTCTTACTTAGTCCATTCAGGTTGGCAATCTTTTCGATACAGTTTGTTGAGAGTGAAAGTTTTCtgccaaaatttaaaaaaaatatgaatgtaaaataCTAACAgatataaactattttttgcattattatatgtatgaacaaacaacagtagttttttgaaattttatgtTGATTCTAAGCAGTGGACAAACAGTCCGGTCGGTCAGTATAAgactaaaaataattacatacTC contains:
- the dnal1 gene encoding dynein light chain 1, axonemal, which produces MSKGTSIKEALSKWEEKNSEKAAEAKEVKLYQMLPPIEKMDASLSTLTVCEKLSLSTNCIEKIANLNGLKNLKILSLGRNNIKNLNGLEAVGDSLEELWISYNSIEKLKGIHVLKKLKVLLMSNNQVKDWGEFNKLQELPVLMELVFVGNPLEEKHSAEGDWQDRVTKSLKALKKLDGTPIIKNDEEEED